In a genomic window of Silurus meridionalis isolate SWU-2019-XX chromosome 27, ASM1480568v1, whole genome shotgun sequence:
- the oclnb gene encoding occludin b, whose protein sequence is MPSHKYSSSSKRTPHRMSQHTFSHYPDDKLLHFYSWGSPPGVIKILSIIIIIMCVAVFACVASTLAWDYDMDNMGLGGLGMGMGMGGMGGSSYGGGGYNMYGGGIGGGSYGYGGGGYYMDPTTGKGFIIGISAITFFAMLIIFILVISRQSTAKSPRFYLASIIICAILALFMLIGSVVYLVAVNPTAQGTGSMMYNMIWQLCSQYQNQQQATGLFINQYMYHYCVVEPQEAIAIVLGFLVGIGLIIMMVFAIRTRSQMNRYGPHRVLWEEPRSLNDGLSHGVEKWVTDVSGDPETYLNEHNDYVGSSRNYLDRSLDVGKPLYLPGGSDTTSTTIVMKGRSRDYDTGGESADELEEGDYESEFPPIVKESERADYKRQFDRDMMEYKRLQAELDDINQGLADVDRELDGLQEGSPQFLDAMEVYTRLKGLKRSSDYQVKKKRCKQLKDKLSLLKKRVNDYDRRS, encoded by the exons ATGCCTTCACATaaatacagcagcagcagtaagAGGAC TCCTCACCGGATGTCTCAACACACGTTCTCGCACTACCCGGACGATAAGCTGCTCCACTTCTACAGCTGGGGTTCGCCGCCTGGCGTGATTAAGATCCtgagcatcatcatcatcatcatgtgtGTGGCAGTGTTCGCGTGTGTGGCATCAACGCTGGCTTGGGACTATGACATGGATAACATGGGACTCGGGGGCTTAGGAATGGGCATGGGCATGGGCGGGATGGGGGGCTCCTCCTATGGAGGAGGAGGATACAACATGTACGGAGGCGGCATTGGAGGTGGGTCCTACGGCTACGGTGGTGGCGGATACTACATGGACCCTACAACGGGCAAAGGCTTCATTATTGGCATCTCCGCTATCACGTTCTTTGCCATGCTCATCATCTTTATACTGGTGATTTCGAGGCAGAGCACAGCCAAATCCCCCAGGTTCTACCTGGCGAGCATTATAATTTGTGCCATCCTGGCTTTGTTCATGCTCATCGGCAGCGTGGTGTACCTGGTGGCTGTCAACCCCACGGCACAGGGCACCGGGTCCATGATGTACAACATGATCTGGCAGCTGTGTTCCCAGTACCAGAATCAACAGCAGGCCACGGGCCTCTTCATCAACCAGTACATGTACCACTATTGTGTTGTGGAACCTCAGGAG GCCATTGCTATCGTTTTGGGCTTCCTGGTGGGCATCGGGCTCATCATTATGATGGTGTTTGCTATTAGAACCCGTTCCCAGATGAACCGATATGGGCCACACCGCGTGCTTTGGGAGGAACCCCGATCTCTCAATGACGGCTTGTCTCATGGAGTTGAAAAATGG GTCACTGATGTGTCCGGGGATCCAGAGACTTACTTAAACGAGCATAATGACTATGTTGGAAGTTCACGGAATTATCTTGACCGTTCCCTGGACGTTGGGAAACCGCTCTATCTGCCTGG gggCTCTGACACGACCAGCACGACGATCGTGATGAAGGGCCGATCGAGAGACTACGACACTGGAGGAGAATCAGCTGACGAGCTGGAGGAGGGTGACTACGAAAG CGAGTTCCCTCCCATCGTTAAAGAAAGCGAGCGGGCGGACTACAAGCGACAGTTTGACCGCGACATGATGGAGTACAAGCGTCTTCAGGCCGAGCTCGACGACATCAACCAGGGCCTGGCCGACGTGGACCGGGAGCTCGATGGCCTTCAGGAGGGAAGCCCACAGTTcctg GATGCCATGGAAGTGTACACACGACTGAAAGGCTTGAAACGG TCGTCGGATTAtcaggtgaagaagaagagatgcaAACAGCTGAAAGACAAACTCTCGCTGCTCAAGAAAAGGGTGAACGATTATGACCGGAGATCGTGA
- the rad17 gene encoding cell cycle checkpoint protein RAD17 has translation MSKLSLGRKTSSGKLSSWVQPSFGDFFAGSGLNSVPSSKGLSGESKSKARSSSTDVGGKKPKKRKGEPQSSKPEPGIFSNRQGSQDEPWVDVHSPQTQAELAVHKKKVEEVETWLKDHLDTKSGNKGGSVLVLTGPSGCGKTATLHVLAKDSSCHIQEWTNPTTAEYRTDESFRDSFDPASRFNSFHSSSQTAAFQEFLLRANKYNRLQMSGDDAGAPERKIVLVEDFPNQFYRQPGCLHDILRRYRRTGRCPLVFIVSDSLSGDTSSRLLFPKDVQEELSIHSISFNPVAPTSMMKVLSRIATLEASKSAGRNSVPDKATLEQLCSGSSGDVRSAINSLQFFSYTGADFSLEQSLWASKKGKSSTAASKPRSKGRGRPAKASTALEESPAIGGKDASLFLFRALGKILYCKRESYEEGDVPELPAHLSEHQRDKLLVDPELVIERSHMSGEFFNLYLHQNYVDFFSDVEDVARASEYLSDADFLTAEWTSRSTMLGYGSSVATRGLIHSNAARAQAAHQSSVGFKPLHKPHWLHINKTFRENYLTAQSLFISFCLTPVSLVTELVPYLAKLSNPMRNQAQITFIQDVGHLSLRRFPGRLQLEALGDKDPGLLDLDSDHEDTGTKSTEPSTQNPLSGETIAVPTLPNSQEPGGDLPASQPQPTTSQALLDEEDLLIEEYDSD, from the exons ATGTCAAAACTTTCTTTAGGAAGAAAGACGTCCTCTGGAAAA TTAAGCAGCTGGGTCCAACCATCCTTCGGTGATTTTTTCGCCGGCTCCGGCTTGAACAGCGTCCCGTCGTCGAAGGGACTTTCCGGAGAAAGCAAGTCCAAAGCGCGATCCTCGAGCACGGACGTCGGCGGCAAGAAGCCAAAGAAGAGAAAGGGGGAGCCTCAGAGTTCTAAACCTGAGCCTGGCATCTTCTCAAACAGACAAGGATCGCAGGATGAACCCTGGGTGGACGTGCATTCGCCCCAGACACAG GCTGAACTGGCAGTCCACAAGAAGAAAGTGGAGGAAGTGGAGACTTGGTTGAAGGATCATTTGGACACAAAGAGTGGTAACAAG GGCGGATCGGTTCTGGTACTGACCGGCCCGTCCGGCTGCGGGAAAACGGCCACGCTTCATGTCCTGGCTAAAGACTCATCCTGTCACATCCAAGAATGGACGAACCCGACTACGGCGGAGTACAGGACGGACGAGTCGTTCAGGGACAGCTTcgatccag CCTCCAGGTTTAACAGCTTCCACAGCAGCTCACAAACGGCAGCATTCCAGGAGTTTCTGCTCCGAGCCAACAAATACAACCGGCTGCAGATGAGCGGAGACGATGCAGGGGCTCCGGAGAGGAAGATCGTCCTCGTAGAG GACTTTCCAAACCAGTTCTACAGACAGCCAGGATGCTTGCACGATATCCTCAG GCGTTACAGGCGGACAGGGAGGTGCCCCCTGGTCTTCATCGTCTCCGACAGCCTGAGCGGAGACACCAGTTCCAGACTTCTCTTCCCCAAAGATGTGCAAGAGGAGCTGAGCATCCATAGCATTAG ttttAACCCAGTAGCCCCCACCAGCATGATGAAGGTTCTGAGCAGGATCGCGACTCTGGAAGCGAGCAAG AGCGCTGGGAGGAACTCGGTACCCGATAAGGCGACGCTTGAGCAGCTGTGCTCCGGAAGTTCGGGAGACGTCCGGAGCGCCATCAACAGCCTGCAGTTCTTCTCGTACACCGGCGCAG ACTTCTCGCTGGAACAGAGCCTCTGGGCATCTAAGAAGGGGAAATCTTCCACAGCCGCATCCAAACCCAGATCCAAAGGCAGGGGCCGGCCCGCGAAAGCCAGCACCGCCCTGGAGGAGAGCCCCGCGATCGGCGGGAAAGACGCATCCCTCTTCCTGTTCCGGGCGCTCGGGAAAATCCTCTACTGCAAGC GAGAAAGCTACGAAGAAGGTGACGTTCCTGAGCTCCCAGCTCATCTTTCTGAGCACCAGAGGGATAAACTGCTGGTTGATCCTGAG CTTGTTATCGAGCGCTCTCACATGTCAGGCGAGTTCTTTAACCTCTACCTGCACCAGAACTACGTGGACTTTTTCTCAGACGTGGAGGACGTGGCACGGGCCAGCGAGTATCTCTCAGACGCTGACTTCCTGACAGCCGAATGgact TCCAGGTCCACCATGCTGGGGTACGGATCCTCAGTGGCCACCAGAGGGCTGATCCACTCGAACGCCGCCCGCGCTCAGGCTGCCCACCAGTCGTCCGTCGGCTTTAAGCCACTTCACAAGCCGCACTGGCTGCATATCAATAAGACG TTCCGAGAGAACTACCTGACGGCCCAGTCGCTCTTCATCAGCTTCTGTCTGACTCCTGTGAGCCTCGTGACAGAGTTAGTGCCCTACTTGGCCAAGCTCAGCAACCCTATGAGGAATcagg ctCAGATAACCTTTATCCAGGATGTTGGCCATCTGTCCCTCAGGAGATTCCCCGGCAG ATTGCAGCTTGAAGCACTTGGTGATAAAGACCCCGGTCTGCTGGACCTGGACAGCGATCACGAGGACACAGGAACTAAGAGCACTGAACCTAGCACTCAAAACCCTCTGTCGGGAGAAACCATTGCTGTTCCCACCCTCCCAAACAGCCAGGAGCCAGGGGGTGACCTCCCCGCCAGCCAGCCCCAACCAACCACCTCTCAGGCTTTATTGGATGAGGAGGACCTTCTAATAGAGGAGTATGACAGTGActga
- the ak6 gene encoding adenylate kinase isoenzyme 6, producing the protein MRIMKRPNILLTGTPGVGKTTLGKELAQRTGLAYVNIGDLAKEGELFDGFDDEYQCPILDEDRVVDELEDRMTEGGVIVDYHGCDFFPERWFHIVFVLRTDNTNLYNRLESRGYTGKKLQDNVQCEIFQTIYEEAMEAYKEEIVHQLPSNDPDDLERNLEQISQWIEQWMKDNN; encoded by the exons ATGAGGATCATGAAGAGACCAAACATCCTCCTTACCG GAACGCCGGGCGTAGGGAAGACCACGCTTGGCAAGGAGCTGGCACAGAGGACCGGACTGGCGTATGTGAACATTGGAGATCTGGCTAAGGAAG GTGAGCTGTTCGATGGCTTTGACGACGAATACCAGTGTCCTATTCTGGACGAAGACCGC GTTGTAGATGAGCTGGAGGACAGGATGACTGAGGGAGGCGTGATCGTAGACTACCACGGCTGCGACTTCTTCCCCGAGCGCTGGTTTCACATCGTGTTCGTCCTCCGCACGGACAACACCAACCTCTATAACCGCCTCGAGAGCAG GGGCTACACGGGCAAGAAGCTGCAGGACAACGTTCAGTGCGAGATCTTCCAGACCATTTACGAGGAAGCCATGGAGGCGTACAAAGAGGAGATTGTGCACCAGCTGCCCAGCAACGACCCCGATGACCTGGAGAGGAACCTGGAGCAGATATCGCAGTGGATCGAGCAATGGATGAAGGACAACAACTGA
- the ccdc125 gene encoding coiled-coil domain-containing protein 125 has protein sequence MQASQEQASNTDQVSEDDMAEGDLGDGSQSRNRSKGDFSDVLLPQARGSKRGSECSGGSFSWTSCSAMYTAFRNELEAERISRWRARDSESSGGESSEELQRRLQEVTEEMELLRTELEVTHRHLEGKHEALRILQGQAILDKATSHTKILLQKSEERNKALEKEVNALQWEITFNQVRFKNVEQAWELKYNRVCAENQALRKALDERLEQFQELHRENASLSQQCLELLGLLSSRERRDFQKTQPPCSQRREGSALELAVYGACKCSSGAGEPCSCAKSSAASRKQVLQLKQELELQRRRKDEAYVMVDAFRIAFEQQLRRGSEKVLQLAESDVHTPDRGVFTYTHFSSNINGVLIFVISPSNVPSCDRREAGLGWRDSGPQEVSAVSPRRKGPEQPRETLQLLLDLLSDKEEALAHQRKVSFMLARSYEDLEKRLQAQLKESDVSHQGGDPRPQSEESKSTADSGHPSCLCDDTPVVTDEQEEKTKAEDSQNEDEDD, from the exons ATGCAGGCAAGTCAAGAACAAGCGAGCAACACTGATCAGGTCTCAGAAGACGACATGGCCGAGGGAGATCTCGGGGACGGGAGTCAGTCACGGAACAGGAGCAAAGGGGACTTCTCGGATGTGCTACTACCCCAGGCTAGAGGCTCGAAACGGGGCAGTGAGTGCAGCGGTGGATCTTTCTCCTGGACGTCGTGCAGTGCGATGTACACGGCTTTCAGAAACGAGCTGGAGGCAGAGAGGATCTCTCGGTGGAGGGCCAGAGACTCAG AGAGCAGCGGTGGTGAGTCCAGCGAGGAGCTACAGAGGAGACTGCAGGAAGTCACTGAG GAAATGGAGCTGTTGAGGACCGAATTGGAAGTGACACATCGACACCTCGAAGGCAAACACGAAGCTCTGAGAATCCTGCAAGGccaa GCGATATTAGATAAAGCCACCAGTCACACCAAGATCTTACTGCAGAAGAGTGAAGAGCGGAACAAGGCTCTAGAAAAG GAAGTGAACGCCCTGCAGTGGGAGATCACCTTCAACCAGGTGCGGTTTAAGAACGTGGAGCAGGCCTGGGAGCTCAAATACAACCG CGTGTGTGCAGAGAACCAAGCGTTGAGGAAAGCCCTGGATGAGAGGCTGGAACAGTTCCAGGAGCTGCACAGAGAGAACGCGT cATTGAGTCAGCAGTGTCTGGAGCTCCTGGGCTTACTAAGCTCTCGGGAAAGAAGAGACTTCCAGAAGACGCAGCCACCCTGCAGCCAACGCAGAGAGGGATCTGCACTGGAG CTGGCCGTGTACGGGGCGTGTAAGTGCAGCTCCGGTGCAGGAGAGCCGTGTTCCTGCGCTAAGAGCTCAGCTGCGAGCCGAAAGCAGGTCCTTCAGCTTAAACAAGAG cTGGAGCTGCAGAGGAGAAGGAAGGACGAAGCGTATGTGATGGTGGATGCATTCAGGATTGCGTTCGAGCAGCAGCTGAGGAGAGGGAGCGAGAAAGTGCTGCAATTGGCAGAAAGTGACGTACACACACCGGACAGAGGTGTgtttacttacacacacttctcaTCTAATATTAAtggtgtactcatttttgtaATATCACCGTCTAACGTACCGTCGTGTGATCGCAGGGAAGCAGGGCTCGGCTGGCGTGACTCGGGCCCTCAAGAGGTTTCTGCCGTCTCTCCGAGAAGGAAAGGTCCTGAGCAACCGAGAGAAACCCTGCAGCTGCTGCTCGACCTG CTCAGCGATAAAGAAGAGGCTTTGGCCCACCAGAGGAAGGTCAGCTTTATGTTAGCACGGAGCTACGAGGACCTGGAGAAGCGTCTTCAGGCACAGCTCAAGGAGTCGGATGTCTCGCACCAAGGGGGCGACCCGAGACCACAGTCGGAGGAATCCAAATCCACGGCGGACTCCGGTCATCCGTCATGTCTGTGCGATGACACACCGGTGGTCACGGATGAGCAGGAGGAAAAGACAAAAGCGGAGGATTCGCAAAATGAAGACGAGGACGATTAA
- the fam151b gene encoding protein FAM151B isoform X1 gives MGSKRRDLRLIFCLLSSLIVAVTLWTLSFMGSETPSSNTAAAGPMPDQTLAYFLQKGSIKEPNAADIQWYHAANSKHKITEALRDRTQMIEADVLLRGRDPKEPVMAHPPHDDSDITLREWLEMVGNSDKGIKLDFKSLDAVVESMALLDKVRHRLKGPVWLNADILPGPGGTATPLDAQAFLQAVATKEGDTLSLGWTTGWSPNKDNPGYSWEMVQQMEEVCKNLTQQVTFPVRAALLPQSFFQFQWLLRQSDRYTLTIWTGQSDVLNVEDLLPYRQSFSKSRIYYDLLENQISKFKSLPGYTLSQ, from the exons ATGGGATCAAAGCGACGCGATTTGCGCCTTATTTTTTGTCTATTATCGTCTCTCATCGTTGCAGTTACGTTATGGACCTTGAGCTTTATGGGCTCTGAAACTCCATCAAGCAACACAG CAGCTGCAGGACCCATGCCTGATCAAACCCTGGCCTACTTCCTACAGAAAGGCTCTATAAAAGAGCCCAATGCTGCAGATATCCAGTGGTACCATGCAGCCAACAGCAAGCACAAGATCACAGAAGCCCTCAGAG ACAGGACACAGATGATCGAAGCCGACGTGCTGCTCCGGGGCCGTGACCCGAAGGAACCCGTGATGGCACACCCACCACACGATGACAGTGACATCACGCTGCGAGAGTGGCTGGAAATGGTGGGGAACTCGGACAAAGGGATCAAATTGGACTTTAAAAG CCTGGATGCAGTGGTGGAGTCAATGGCCCTTCTGGACAAGGTTCGTCATCGACTAAAGGGGCCTGTGTGGCTCAATGCAGACATCCTGCCAGGGCCTGGAGGCACGGCCACACCTTTGGACGCTCAGGCCTTTTTACAAGCAGTGGCCACGAAAGAAGGAGACACGCTTTCTTTAGGATGGACCACTGGATGGTCTCCGAATAAAGACaacccag GTTACAGCTGGGAGATGGTTCAGCAGATGGAGGAGGTGTGCAAGAACCTGACTCAGCAGGTGACATTCCCAGTACGAGCCGCTCTTTTACCTCAGTCCTTCTTTCAATTCCAGTGGCTCCTGCGACAGTCAGACAG ATACACTCTGACCATTTGGACAGGTCAGAGTGATGTGCTGAATGTGGAGGATCTGTTACCCTACAGGCAAAGTTTCAGCAAGTCCAGGATCTACTATGACCTCTTAGAAAATCAGATTTCAAAGTTTAAAAGCTTACCCGGGTACACACTGTCACAATAA
- the fam151b gene encoding protein FAM151B isoform X2 produces the protein MGSKRRDLRLIFCLLSSLIVAVTLWTLSFMGSETPSSNTAAGPMPDQTLAYFLQKGSIKEPNAADIQWYHAANSKHKITEALRDRTQMIEADVLLRGRDPKEPVMAHPPHDDSDITLREWLEMVGNSDKGIKLDFKSLDAVVESMALLDKVRHRLKGPVWLNADILPGPGGTATPLDAQAFLQAVATKEGDTLSLGWTTGWSPNKDNPGYSWEMVQQMEEVCKNLTQQVTFPVRAALLPQSFFQFQWLLRQSDRYTLTIWTGQSDVLNVEDLLPYRQSFSKSRIYYDLLENQISKFKSLPGYTLSQ, from the exons ATGGGATCAAAGCGACGCGATTTGCGCCTTATTTTTTGTCTATTATCGTCTCTCATCGTTGCAGTTACGTTATGGACCTTGAGCTTTATGGGCTCTGAAACTCCATCAAGCAACACAG CTGCAGGACCCATGCCTGATCAAACCCTGGCCTACTTCCTACAGAAAGGCTCTATAAAAGAGCCCAATGCTGCAGATATCCAGTGGTACCATGCAGCCAACAGCAAGCACAAGATCACAGAAGCCCTCAGAG ACAGGACACAGATGATCGAAGCCGACGTGCTGCTCCGGGGCCGTGACCCGAAGGAACCCGTGATGGCACACCCACCACACGATGACAGTGACATCACGCTGCGAGAGTGGCTGGAAATGGTGGGGAACTCGGACAAAGGGATCAAATTGGACTTTAAAAG CCTGGATGCAGTGGTGGAGTCAATGGCCCTTCTGGACAAGGTTCGTCATCGACTAAAGGGGCCTGTGTGGCTCAATGCAGACATCCTGCCAGGGCCTGGAGGCACGGCCACACCTTTGGACGCTCAGGCCTTTTTACAAGCAGTGGCCACGAAAGAAGGAGACACGCTTTCTTTAGGATGGACCACTGGATGGTCTCCGAATAAAGACaacccag GTTACAGCTGGGAGATGGTTCAGCAGATGGAGGAGGTGTGCAAGAACCTGACTCAGCAGGTGACATTCCCAGTACGAGCCGCTCTTTTACCTCAGTCCTTCTTTCAATTCCAGTGGCTCCTGCGACAGTCAGACAG ATACACTCTGACCATTTGGACAGGTCAGAGTGATGTGCTGAATGTGGAGGATCTGTTACCCTACAGGCAAAGTTTCAGCAAGTCCAGGATCTACTATGACCTCTTAGAAAATCAGATTTCAAAGTTTAAAAGCTTACCCGGGTACACACTGTCACAATAA
- the gtf2h2 gene encoding general transcription factor IIH subunit 2, with the protein MMDEEPERTKRWEGGYERTWEVLKEDESGSLKASVEDILFEAKRKRVFESHGQVRLGMMRHLYVVIDSSRTMEDQDLKPNRLTSTLKLMEYFVEEYFDQNPISQIGIITTKNKRAEKLTELAGNPKKHTAALKKAVDSGCVGEPSLYNALSIAMQTLKHMPGHTSREILVIFSSLTTCDPANIYDLIKTLKSLKIRVSVIGLSAEVRVCTVLTRETGGIYNVILDESHFKELLTFHVNPPPASSSSECSLIRMGFPQHIIASASDQDSKPSFSMSHLESSDEGPGLSLGGYYCPQCRAKYTELPVECKVCGLTLVSAPHLARSFHHLFPLEAFQERPLEEHTGDRFCQACQGELKDKSVFTCPVCVSVFCVECDIFIHDTLHCCPCCIQRQGAS; encoded by the exons ATGATGGATGAGGAACCGGAGAGAACGAAGCGTTGGGAAGGAGGTTATGAACGGACATG GGAGGTGCTGAAGGAGGACGAGTCCGGCTCTCTGAAAGCCAGTGTAGAGGACATTCTGTTCGAGGCCAAAaggaagag GGTGTTCGAGAGTCATGGGCAGGTCCGACTTGGAATG ATGCGTCACCTTTACGTGGTGATCGACTCATCTCGGACGATGGAGGATCAGGACCTGAAGCCCAACCGACTCACATCTACACTGAAG CTCATGGAGTATTTTGTTGAAGAATACTTCGATCAGAACCCCATCAGTCAG ATCGGAATCATCACCACCAAGAACAAAAGAGCCGAGAAACTCACTGAGCTCGCAG GAAATCCTAAGAAGCACACGGCGGCGTTGAAGAAAGCTGTGGACTCGGGGTGTGTGGGCGAGCCGTCTCTGTACAACGCCCTCAGCATCGCCATGCAGACCCTCAA acacATGCCAGGACACACCAGCCGAGAGATTCTGGTCATCTTCAGCAGTCTGACCACCTGCGATCCGGCCAACATTTACGACCTCATCAAG aCGCTGAAATCCCTTAAGATCCGAGTGTCTGTGATCGGACTGTCTGCTGAGGTTCGGGTGTGTACCGTTCTGACTAGGGAAAccggag GAATCTACAACGTGATCCTGGACGAGAGCCATTTCAAGGAGCTGCTGACGTTCCACGTGAACCCTCCTCCCGCCAGCTCATCCTCGGAGTGCTCGCTCATCCGCATGG GTTTCCCTCAGCACATCATCGCTTCTGCATCTGATCAGGACTCCAAGCCGTCCTTCAGCATGTC GCACCTGGAGAGCTCAGATGAAGGACCAGGCCTCAGTCTCGGTGGTTATTATTGCCCCCAGTGCAGAGCCAAATACACAGAGCTGCCCGTggagtgtaaagtgtgtg GTCTGACCCTGGTCTCCGCCCCTCACCTGGCTCGCTCCTTCCACCACCTGTTTCCTCTGGAAGCGTTTCAGGAGCGCCCCCTGGAGGAGCACACAggggacag GTTCTGCCAGGCCTGTCAAGGAGAGCTGAAGGACAAAAGT GTGTTCACGTGTCCGGTGTGCGTGAGCGTGTTCTGCGTGGAGTGCGACATCTTCATTCACGACACGCTGCACTGTTGTCCGTGCTGCATCCAGAGACAGGGAGCGTCCTGA
- the marveld2b gene encoding MARVEL domain-containing protein 2b, with translation MSSAYGSAGRFDHVRGPHYDQVPLGSLAREQDFPYPLVGGVSAISADPLPPPPLPYELPVGPGFDPNEVEEQTDEAMDIKPVRRFIPDSVKNFFRGGSFRSSKTNSFPPPPSEIVNSTSNGVPCSPPHSRPPSPNAASSYTDPYGGSGGSYASRKEQMALLGEPIESVSGQSARTAMTYSEKVEDYHLRYAYMKSWAGLLRILGCAELLLGAAVFACVCAYVHKDNEWYNMFGYNQAGFGAGYGGSMGGMYGNYGYNYRGPKTPFILVVAGLAWIVTVILLVLGMTMYYRTILLDSNWWPVTECVINIVLGILYMCSAIVYVNDTVRGGLCYSPFFNNGPSAAFCRTEAGQTAAIIFLFITMLLYFVGAGVCLKMWRHERARLRREALAQEGQTDASLPLSMIGAGSSVSGPIFKSHAMASPDGGGDMNALPVAIEPEYLRGHIPAGHIPKPVVIADYVAKYSTIRTDEERDQYKAVFNDQYAEYKELHAEVQLLAKKFDEMDSLIKSLPPQPSSQMEQERISQLVQEYQRKKNDPTFLEKKERCEYLKSKLSHIKLKIQEYDKVMEWNDGYH, from the exons ATGTCGTCAGCGTACGGGTCAGCAGGGCGGTTTGATCACGTCCGAGGCCCTCACTATGACCAAGTGCCATTGGGGTCCCTGGCTCGGGAGCAGGACTTCCCGTACCCCCTCGTTGGTGGGGTGTCGGCGATCAGCGCCGATCCTTTGccacctcctcctcttccctACGAGCTGCCGGTGGGGCCGGGATTCGACCCGAACGAAGTCGAGGAGCAAACAGACGAAGCGATGGACATTAAACCAGTGCGGCGGTTCATCCCTGACTCTGTGAAGAACTTCTTTCGTGGGGGCAGCTTCCGGAGCAGCAAAACCAACTCGTTTCCACCGCCGCCATCGGAAATCGTGAACAGCACGAGCAACGGTGTACCATGTTCGCCCCCGCATTCTCGACCGCCTTCCCCGAATGCGGCCAGCTCCTACACTGATCCGTACGGGGGCTCCGGGGGTAGCTATGCCTCACGTAAGGAGCAGATGGCGCTGCTGGGTGAGCCGATCGAATCGGTGTCTGGTCAATCGGCACGTACAGCCATGACGTATAGCgagaaggtggaggattatCACCTGCGCTACGCATATATGAAGTCGTGGGCGGGATTGTTGCGCATCCTCGGCTGCGCCGAGCTCCTCCTTGGCGCTGCCGTTTTCGCATGCGTGTGCGCGTACGTGCACAAGGATAACGAGTGGTATAACATGTTTGGCTACAATCAGGCCGGCTTCGGGGCCGGTTACGGAGGATCCATGGGCGGGATGTATGGTAACTACGGATACAACTACAGGGGACCAAAGACACCTTTCATCCTTGTGGTGGCCGGATTGGCCTGGATTGTCACGGTCATTCTCCTCGTGCTGGGGATGACCATGTACTACCGCACCATCTTGCTCGACTCCAACTGGTGGCCGGTGACGGAGTGTGTCATAAACATAGTTCTGGGGATCTTGTATATGTGTTCGGCGATAGTCTACGTGAATGACACGGTACGCGGTGGCCTCTGCTACTCGCCGTTTTTCAACAACGGCCCCAGCGCCGCCTTTTGTCGAACCGAAGCGGGACAGACGGCCGCCATCATCTTCCTTTTCATCACtatgctgctgtattttgtggGGGCCGGGGTGTGTCTCAAAATGTGGAGGCATGAAAGGGCACGACTTCGCCGAGAGGCCCTGGCGCAAGAG GGTCAGACTGACGCGTCATTACCGCTGTCGATG ATTGGAGCCGGATCGAGCGTATCAGGACCGATCTTTAAGTCTCATGCGATGGCTTCCCCTGATGGTGGGGGGGATATGAATGCTCTGCCGGTTGCGATTGAGCCGGAGTACCTGAGGGGTCACATCCCAGCAGGGCACATCCCTAAACCGGTGGTGATCGCAGACTACGTGGC GAAATACTCCACCATCCGCACCGATGAGGAGCGGGACCAGTACAAGGCTGTGTTTAACGATCAGTACGCCGAGTATAAGGAGCTCCATGCCGAGGTTCAGCTGCTGGCCAAGAAGTTTGATGAGATGGACAGTCTGATTAAGAGTCTGCCGCCGCAGCCGTCCAGTCAAATG GAACAAGAGCGGATCAGTCAACTTGTGCAGGAGTACCAGAGGAAAAAGAAC GACCCCACGTTCCTGGAGAAGAAGGAACGATGCGAGTACCTGAAGAGCAAACTCTCGCACATCAAGCTGAAGATCCAGGAATACGACAAAGTGATGGAATGGAACGATGGCTACCACTAA